From a region of the Ovis aries strain OAR_USU_Benz2616 breed Rambouillet chromosome 2, ARS-UI_Ramb_v3.0, whole genome shotgun sequence genome:
- the MARCKSL1 gene encoding MARCKS-related protein has protein sequence MGSQSSKAPRGDVTAEEAAGASPAKVNGQENGHVKSNGDLSPKGEGESPPVNGTEEAAGATGDAIEPAPPGQGAEAKGEVPPKETPKKKKKFSFKKPFKLSGLSFKRNRKEGGGDSSASSPTEEEQEQGEISACGEEGTAQEGKAAATPESQEPQAKGAEASAAAKGGDTEEAGPQAAEPSTPSGPESDPAPASEQNE, from the exons ATGGGCAGCCAGAGCTCCAAGGCTCCCCGGGGCGACGTGACCGCCGAGGAGGCAGCAGGCGCTTCCCCCGCCAAGGTCAACGGACAG GAGAACGGCCACGTGAAAAGCAATGGAGACTTATCCCCCAAAGGTGAAGGGGAGTCGCCCCCCGTGAACGGAACAGAGGAGGCAGCAGGGGccactggtgatgccatcgagccagcACCCCCTGGCCAGGGCGCTGAGGCTAAGGGGGAGGTGCCCCCCAAGGAGAcccccaagaagaagaagaaattctctTTCAAGAAGCCTTTCAAATTGAGTGGCCTGTCCTTCAAGAGAAATCGGAAGGAGGGTGGGGGTGATTCATCTGCCTCCTCACCCACAGAGGAAGAGCAGGAGCAGGGGGAGATCAGTGCCTGCGGTGAGGAGGGCACTGCCCAGGAAGGGAAGGCTGCTGCCACCCCCGAGAGCCAGGAGCCCCAGGCCAAAGGGGCAGAGGCCAGCGCTGCCGCCAagggaggagacacagaagaGGCAGGGCCCCAGGCCGCAGAGCCATCTACTCCCTCGGGGCCAGAGAGTGACCCTGCACCAGCCAGCGAGCAGAATGAGTAg